The Pecten maximus chromosome 11, xPecMax1.1, whole genome shotgun sequence genome has a segment encoding these proteins:
- the LOC117337311 gene encoding uncharacterized Nudix hydrolase NudL-like isoform X3, producing the protein MCSEEEARSRLMDLLRKYDTRSQSQNDLNIPPAFSRASVLVPLFWRNGEWNVLLTVRSKHLRSHSGLVAFPGGKQDPEDKDVIATALREAEEEIGLSPNDVIIVNVLPPSFVRPKNIVTPVVAIIPSDFLPKRNVEEVQKVFSLPISRFVREDFTTKRFTMHDTVVVAYYFTDVIDGESIQTWGYTAQVIMRIALVVLESDQQRDVTDGFVITKDTALSTLADSNIIQRLLDHLKHSNL; encoded by the coding sequence ATGTGTTCCGAGGAAGAGGCTCGGTCTCGTTTGATGGACCTTTTACGCAAGTACGATACCCGTTCTCAATCACAAAATGACCTCAACATACCGCCAGCTTTCAGCAGGGCAAGCGTCCTTGTTCCGCTCTTCTGGAGAAATGGAGAATGGAACGTTCTGCTTACAGTTCGGTCAAAACATCTACGAAGTCATTCCGGTCTGGTTGCGTTTCCGGGTGGCAAACAAGATCCAGAAGACAAGGACGTGATCGCCACAGCTCTTAGAGAGGCCGAGGAAGAAATAGGTCTTTCTCCGAATGATGTCATCATTGTGAATGTGCTTCCGCCTTCTTTTGTCCGACCCAAAAATATAGTTACTCCGGTTGTGGCGATCATTCCAAGTGACTTTTTGCCGAAGAGGAATGTCGAAGAAGTTCAGAAAGTGTTCTCTCTTCCGATTTCGAGATTCGTGAGAGAGGACTTTACAACGAAAAGGTTCACAATGCATGACACTGTCGTGGTAGCATACTACTTTACAGACGTCATTGATGGCGAGTCCatccagacatggggttatacGGCTCAAGTGATCATGAGAATTGCCTTGGTTGTCCTCGAATCTGACCAACAGCGCGATGTCACCGATGGCTTCGTCATCACCAAAGACACAGCTTTGTCCACGTTAGCCGATAGCAACATAATTCAGCGTCTGTTGGATCATTTGAAACACTCCAACCTTTGA
- the LOC117337311 gene encoding uncharacterized Nudix hydrolase NudL-like isoform X1: MIRAFSQQIQMCSEEEARSRLMDLLRKYDTRSQSQNDLNIPPAFSRASVLVPLFWRNGEWNVLLTVRSKHLRSHSGLVAFPGGKQDPEDKDVIATALREAEEEIGLSPNDVIIVNVLPPSFVRPKNIVTPVVAIIPSDFLPKRNVEEVQKVFSLPISRFVREDFTTKRFTMHDTVVVAYYFTDVIDGESIQTWGYTAQVIMRIALVVLESDQQRDVTDGFVITKDTALSTLADSNIIQRLLDHLKHSNL, from the coding sequence GATGTGTTCCGAGGAAGAGGCTCGGTCTCGTTTGATGGACCTTTTACGCAAGTACGATACCCGTTCTCAATCACAAAATGACCTCAACATACCGCCAGCTTTCAGCAGGGCAAGCGTCCTTGTTCCGCTCTTCTGGAGAAATGGAGAATGGAACGTTCTGCTTACAGTTCGGTCAAAACATCTACGAAGTCATTCCGGTCTGGTTGCGTTTCCGGGTGGCAAACAAGATCCAGAAGACAAGGACGTGATCGCCACAGCTCTTAGAGAGGCCGAGGAAGAAATAGGTCTTTCTCCGAATGATGTCATCATTGTGAATGTGCTTCCGCCTTCTTTTGTCCGACCCAAAAATATAGTTACTCCGGTTGTGGCGATCATTCCAAGTGACTTTTTGCCGAAGAGGAATGTCGAAGAAGTTCAGAAAGTGTTCTCTCTTCCGATTTCGAGATTCGTGAGAGAGGACTTTACAACGAAAAGGTTCACAATGCATGACACTGTCGTGGTAGCATACTACTTTACAGACGTCATTGATGGCGAGTCCatccagacatggggttatacGGCTCAAGTGATCATGAGAATTGCCTTGGTTGTCCTCGAATCTGACCAACAGCGCGATGTCACCGATGGCTTCGTCATCACCAAAGACACAGCTTTGTCCACGTTAGCCGATAGCAACATAATTCAGCGTCTGTTGGATCATTTGAAACACTCCAACCTTTGA
- the LOC117337311 gene encoding uncharacterized Nudix hydrolase NudL-like isoform X2 codes for MIRAFSQQIHNMSGNGRSLESILRPFDTRIHPLPIKIPSHIVKASVLIPLFWKNGEWRVLLTIRASGLRTHSGLVAFPGGKQDSADESEIATALRESKEEVGLNPEDVRVLAVLPPAFASDKMLVTPVASIIPNDFVPHINQEEVRKVFDLPLSRFVSDDFTMTKYERPGGHVCIYHFIDNIDGESVKTWGYTATVVMRVAMVILESDARRELKEGFFITKENSLSSLSQSDTLRRLTIMQETPNKL; via the coding sequence TAACATGTCAGGAAACGGGAGATCTCTAGAGAGTATTCTGCGCCCTTTCGACACCAGAATACATCCACTGCCGATCAAAATCCCGTCACACATCGTCAAGGCGAGTGTACTTATCCCTCTCTTTTGGAAAAATGGCGAGTGGCGCGTCTTGCTGACAATCCGGGCATCTGGGCTTCGAACTCACTCAGGGCTAGTGGCCTTTCCTGGAGGCAAACAGGACAGTGCCGATGAAAGCGAAATCGCTACAGCACTTCGCGAATCAAAAGAGGAAGTAGGGTTAAATCCAGAGGATGTCCGGGTGTTGGCCGTTTTACCGCCAGCCTTTGCCTCGGATAAGATGCTGGTAACGCCAGTGGCTTCTATCATTCCGAATGACTTTGTACCACATATCAACCAGGAAGAAGTGAGGAAAGTTTTCGACCTACCACTATCGCGGTTTGTGAGTGATGATTTCACGATGACAAAGTATGAGCGTCCAGGGGGTCacgtttgtatatatcattttatagaCAATATTGACGGCGAGTCTGTGAAGACCTGGGGTTACACTGCCACGGTAGTCATGAGGGTCGCCATGGTGATATTGGAATCGGACGCAAGACGGGAATTGAAGGAGGGATTTTTCATCACAAAAGAAAACTCTCTGTCATCTTTGTCTCAATCAGATACTTTAAGACGCCTTACCATCATGCAGGAGACGCCCAACAAGTTGTGA